TAAAAATATAATTGCacaacacatttcatttgtaaGCAactggttacaaataaccggctattaccggttttcgtttttttttttaaaccgaaaccgtaatcggactttcgaaatcagataaattttcaaacatttcttccagttccggtactccacattgcgctattttttcaacatcatttccacttttttcaattcttccagttccggtactccacattgcgctattttttcaacatcatttccacttttttcaagtttcgttgttagagtaaagttggactcaaaagaacattcggttaaatcaaagaaacatcaaacatggcatcgaggaaacgcttggtatactttcatgccctttctgaaagtccgaaagaagaatgttaacattaaaacatttttacaaaaaaaataaaaatgtaacttacacgagtgcgttgttgaaagccacattcaacaagcttgtttgtcaatattgtatgcAAAATACCCCATTACCGGGGAGTAAAtcaacgatcgatggtgtagcgccggagaaaaggagtcggaggcggagtgtcggacacaggaacaaagctcgttttattggcagacatcaaaacactactcgcataacgggggaaactgtgaactcgtcactccggacgagcaacaacaacaacagtccgtgcggaaccccgcaccacaactcgaggtcccgcgggtgaattatgtaaacaccacaatggtaccggctttaaaaccggttaatcgttttttttgctacagctgttcggttaaaaccggttatgaaagtaagcgtttttttgcgatccctagtaaGCActattttcatgacaaaagaaagagaaacaCATGTTTCTCAACTCCCATATGAGACAAGTGGGTACTTGGTGTAACCAGTCATCAATAACTTATCACCATCAATAGTAAAAGAGAGGTGGTATAGCTTCTGAATATGAATTAATAAGGAAAACATGGCTCTTTGATAATGttttaaatcatacatttttgtcattaaattttGGCAGGAACCGTTTCAATGTGCTTTCATATTTAATAAGCAGTAAATTGTAGAAGTGGATCGCTGCATCATTTGGCTTGACAGTCTTCATCTTATAAAGATGGGACCATAAAATCACGAAATGCTGAAATATTGCAACAATTCCCAGCATTTGCAGTTATATTGAATATATCAAACTATCCTGATACAGgtattcaatcaatcaatttagTGCTCACATTTAATTCCGCAGCTGACAGAGCAGGGTGGACCTGCATTTATATTTCGTTATGattaaatgtgaataaatatAATGTGTAATGTTATTTTGCATTCATGCTTAAAagagatatactgtacattagtGTACACAACCCTGTACATGACTAATTTCATCGTGAACAACTATATGGCGAATTCTTCAGAACACCCGTGAAACATAGACctgaatatactgtaattgttgaaaaaaaaaaaaaatatttactgttgtttttttttttttcaaatcttgtAGACTATACTGTAGCTGTTTAACacagtttttttcttgcttttcttTCCTGCCATCCAGGCTCTGCTCTGCAACGTCGTTGGATAGTACTCCAACTGCTGATGCAGGTGTGGCTAGCAATAAGCCCAGCTCAAACAGAGCGTCCATGCCCAAAAAGTTGCCGCTGCGATGGAAAAATTGTGTACTGTGAGTCAAGTGCATTTCGTGATGTCCCCAAGAACCTCTCAGGAGGTTGTGAAGGTCTGTCGTTAAGGTACAACAGCCTCATGAACCTTCGAGCCGGCCAGTTTGTTGGGCTGAACCACCTCATTTGGCTTTATTTAGACCACAATTACATCACATCTGTCGATGGGATGGCATTCCAGGGAGTTCGCAGGCTAAAAGAACTGATCTTGAGCTCCAACAAGATTACATTACTCCACAACACCACATTCCATCCTGTGCCCAATTTGCGTAACCTTGATCTATCATACAACAAACTGGAAGTGTTGCAGCCAGGGCAGTTTCAAGGACTTCGGAAGCTTCTTAGTCTTCACATACGATCAAATTCACTCAAGATCCTTCCATTGCGTCTCTTCCAAGATTGCAGAAATCTTGAGTTTCTTGATCTAGGTTACAACCGCCTGCGAAGTATCACTCGGAATGCACTTTCAGGCTTAGTCAAGCTCACAGAGTTACACCTGGAACATAACCAATTCTCAAAGAtaaatttttctcattttccccGTCTCTACAATTTGCGGGCACTTTACCTACAGTGGAATCGCATTCGCTCCATGAGCCAGGGCCTAACCTGGATTTGGGCTTCAATCCAAAAACTTGATTTGTCTGGGAACGATCTATCAGAACTAGATGCTGCCATTTACCAATACTTGCCCAACCTGCAAACCCTCAATCTGGACTCCAACAAGTTGACCAATGTGTCCCAAGAGGCGGTTGATGCCTGGGTTTCTGTCACCACAATTAGTTTGGCTGGAAATGTTTGGGACTGTGGCCCAGCCATTTGTCCTCTTGTCTcttggttgagaaaatttcgggGCGCAAAGGAAACAACCATGATATGTGCCTCTCCAAAAAAAGCCCAAGGTGAGAAAGTGATGGATGCTGTTGAAGCTTTTGGTGTTTGCCAATCCAACCAAGTGACAATGCTAACCGTAAGCGTTCCTCCTACTCAATTCAATGTCTCTGAGCAGCCTGAACAACACCCAGCAATTTTGGCTTCACCCACTCGTTCTGGAAAGAGAGCAGAAGGCTCGATCAGGGGCCCAACTTCATCAGCTGTTACCCAGCCAGTGGCACTTCCCCCAGATCAAGACTTGGAGCCCGTGTCCTTCCATAAGATTGTTGCAGGAAGTGTTGCCCTTTTTCTCTCTGTTGCAATGATCCTTTTGGTGATCTACGTGTCGTGGAAACGCTATCCTAGCAGTGTCAAGCAACTGCAGGAGAATACATCGACGGCACGCAAGCGGCGCAAGAAATCAAAAGAGACAGAACGCACCTTGAGTTCTCCCCTGCAGGAGTACTATGTGGACTATAAACCCAACAACTCAGAGGCCATGGATGTGCTTGTCAATGGAACCGGAACCTGCACTTACACCATCTCAGGCTCCCGAGAATGCGAGGTATGACCCACACCACTGCCACTCCTCCTAAACAAAACTCTGTCCACAACGAAACAACCACAGGTAATTATTTACACTGCATTAACTTTACTTGAAAAACTGAGCCACAGGAGAGGGTAATACTCTAGTCCCATCAATTATTTTGGAGTTAAGTGTGTAGTCTACAGCCATGTGATTTAAACAGGATAACTTTTTTTACACAACTTGAAAAACTTCATCTCAAGTTGTTTCCTTCAATTCTTCTAAACAAACTTATTTTAAGTTCATGTGTTCTACCTAACTTAACTTTTtcatatagatatataaatgTGCTGTTATTCTAGTGTTAGtttgtccttttgttttgtgatgttgcatgttgtAAAAATGGAATGGTGTGAAGCATAAATTGTGTTTAAACTATGTTAAAATGCCAATGGGATCTCTTGTATGATTCGAGTTTGACTGGGGGTTTAATTTTATCATGACAACTGTAACTCAATATTGTTTTGTAAAAATGGTAgcttgcattctttttttttttacttttatgccTTGAGTTTCTGGTACCGGCACACATATACACCCAATCAACTAACTTAGTGGTTTTGTTGTTTATGCAATTGTTGGTAGTAGTCTAGGTTTTTATCCCAAGCCATTTTTTATTACTTTGAGTGAGTTCTGGTTCTTTATCCTCATGACCTGTAGCTGACCAGTTGCTTTCTAACATTGCGCAGCATGTTTTTCTAAAACATATTGATCGTCGTGAAATTTAATTGTATCTAGCAAAGACTCAGCGACCAGTAATGGAGTGTAGTTAAAACAAAGTGTGCATTTACCATGATCAGCAGAGATACATAGCTATCATAGTGCAGACTTCTCCAAATTAAGCGTGGGAGAAATAATTCATTCTGAGATGGATCACGATGACTATGTTAAGGTGCTTTCAATGGTAATCAAATTGTGATTTGGTGAGATTCCCATCCGCATAATATAGTGTTAAAGATGGGCTTTTGGGTCACAAAGGCAAGTATTTGGTGTGCATTTGAGTCCTTTTGGAGCAACATTACAGTGGTTTAGGAATTTTGGTTGCTCTGTGTGAACGTTCGTAACATTTTCACACTGTCATCTTTATGTGAAACtatgaaatgttttgctcttGGGGTAGAAACGATTActtgcatttccatttatttcaatgggaaatAGTATCTTGGTTCACAAATGTTTCAGTTTATGAACGGATTTCCggaatgaataaaattaattaactgaggtTTCACTGTGTTTTATTTCTGGATGTATAGCCTTATCTATCCAACTGAATTATCTTTTACCATTGTGGAGCGTAGACAGCAACTATCAGTCAGCAGTCGTCAAAGTCCAGAGTTCATCTCAGAATGTGCTCTGATCTTGTTTCTACATTTAGTTGCCCCAGTACAGACATAAATCACTCGGCGGCACGTGCCACCCACCTCACAGCCCCAATGTCTCTGCACTGGCTTTTGGCTGGAGTGGTTTAGATCTGTTCATCTCGAGAGAGAGGCAGTGGCTTATTTCTGCTGTCTTTGGTCTGCTCTTTCATTTAGAATTGGCACCTGACTCACCTGACCTTTCTTTCCATGATAATCTTTTGTCAACCTTCAATTCCTCTTGGCATGAATTTGGGTATGTCAGATGTAGCGAGAAGCCTCTATTTATCACTTCCATCTTTCCACTCTAAAATTGCTCTTTTATTCTAGCGCAGTGTACCTCGACCAGCTTCTGTGGATTACATACACAGGTCCTCTAATGTAGTCTTGTGTAACTCATACTTActcctacaaaaaaaagaaaattgatttcccagctttttcccatcttttttcattttaaatcattCAATTCAGTTGCCCTGAAGCAtagattttcaaattaaatgtttacCCCAAACCTCTCATCATTTCCTGCCTATACTGTAACTTATATTTTCCATGTAACAGTGCTTCACTTAGCTATGATAACTGTCTTCCAAAGGTTAAGtaaaaattttagttttgaacACTACAACGGCACCATATACCAGTAATATTGCTACTTCCataagtatgtatgtatatgtttcTTATTGTcccaatttctttattttttcacacGTAAACTGTGTATTCATGCTTTCGCATTTGGAAAGTCACCCTTATGCAGGTATTTGGAGGGAATCTGTCCTCCATTATTtgctgaataaaatattttggtgttttttgtgTTCAGGGCAAAGCCATGTCTGATATGAATAAATAGCTTcagtgccatcttgtggccaaggaaatattttgtcatgttgAGAGAAGCTTCATTTAGTGCCTGTctcggttttctctgggcatttcaatttcttcccacatgccaaaaacatgcatagtaggtagatcgaagactctaaattgcccatgggtgtgaATATCAGTGTTAATCATTCTTTGTTTAGACtataagtgccctgtgattgggtggtgaccagttcaacgTGTATCCCGCCACTCACcctgtagacagctgggatagagtcCAAAATGCTGTACaaaaaatagattgatggatgggttTGTTGAACTTTATGTTTTGTAATGGTGATGGTATGAAACTGGAACAGCATACGGTATATCAACGGTTGTGTCATTCATTTGAGCTAATCAGCTCTTGCTTTATGCGCTTTAGGATGTATTCAGTTCCCTCTTTCGGGTGATTTCATTGCTAGTCACGTCATGCCATTTATTACCTTAATCTGCCATGGTGAGGCTTAGCCCTCTGCGGATAgaatttagttttttatttggaCTTTCAAAGttataattttgtttgtcaGCTATCCAGCATATTTGCTTGTCTTATTCACCCCTATTAACCAAATATCAAGCTATGCATTTGCTCCTGAGTGAGTTTCTTCCCTGTATTTAGGTCCACCTGCCTTCCCCTTTCCTCCTCTGCACTCCATCACAGAAAACTCCCGAGACAGTTCGTCTTGAATCAAATCTCTGTGAGAGTGGTAAGGTGGGGGTTGGATTTCCCAAAGTTTCTTACTTGATTCCCAAGGATTTTGACAGCTCAGCTTGGCACAGTAtcgtactaaaaaaaaaaaaaaaaaaaaagggaaatgtgaAAGGGGCATCAGGACAGTTAATGTTTCACAAAGTCATATCACAAGTATACTGTTATGTTGCGATATCACCAGTATTGCCAGTGAGTAAGTGACAAATACAAGCAGTCTTGACAAAGCTAAGCAACAATGGTTGAGAGAAGAACAGCTGGATGTCATCCACCACTAATGATGATTGTGTAATTTTTAGAATAAAGGGGAGACATGACAACCACTGTTGGTTCTGAGACATGTCATGTAACCACTTGCTGCCATTAGTGCACAGCCAGAGTTGCATGCAGCTCATTTTTCCTGAGTGGAAGGGTTAGGAATACAAGTTGTAAAATGCTGCCAATTAACCACATTTATAAAATAAGATGACATTTTTGCTATAGTTTGGCCTGTTTGTGGATGTGACCTCTGAGGAAGGTGATCACCTCAGATGTCACATAACGGAGATGAGAGTAAGTGTGTAATCCCTTTAGTTATTCCTGTGAGTGAATTAATTTGAGTTTGCAAAGACAACTATTCATTAATATAATCTAATGATGTTGAAATCTCAATCATTTGACTATGCAGGAACAGAAGGatctttattttgtaattatgtcaaaaacaaaaatttgtcaACAGTACAATGtatgacattttgacaaaaatacttCTGAgacataaaataattaaaaaaaacacattaaggAGAGTCAGAGCAATGACAGGTTGCGGGTAATGTGGCAATGCTGATATAATGATAACTGTGAAAATCGTGCAGATCGTTCTACGACATAATtggccagtattggtcaacaacataCACTATATGCAAATAGTGCAGTGAGTGCAGAAAATAATGTAGAAGTGTCTGAGAGATATGACAgcattcaccaaaaaaaaaaattggcagcattTTACAATGAAATTGTAAGTTAATTGTTTAAGAAGTTcatggcaagagggaagaagctgttggaattgCTACTGGTTTTAGTTTGAATTCATGGATAATGGCTCCCtaagggaaggagctggaagctGTGGTGACCAGGATTTGAAAGCTCCACCAGGGTTTGGCTTGCTCTTATCATAATTATGACAACGTGCAAGTCCTCAGGGGCGTGTAGGTGAATACCGATGATTTTTTTCAGCATCTCTAATTGCAGTCAGAATTTTTTTGTGGCACCACCAAGTCAATGTTctatggatgaacacaggatgattcagtgactgctgtgtagaactgcctcagCAGCTCCTCTGGCAGGCCATGTTTCCTCAGAACCTACacgaagtacatcctttgctgggcctTTATGAGTATACAATTGATTTTGGCATCCCGCTTCAGGTGCTAAgaaactgtaattcccaagaacttgaaggtttcAGCAGTTGACACCAGGGCCTCACCTGCTGTCTCCTACCTGTCAGTACGCTGTAAATCCACTGTGTGATGGCAGGTGAGATCCAGAGGTGGAAAAGTTTGGAGTATAAGAGGTCAGGGATGaaggtgttgaacgcagagctgaagtccagtACATAATTGAAATACCTCTGTTGGCTCTTTGGCATAATGAGAAATATTTGTTCGCACTTGATATATTCTACTTTACATATCACTTGCATTTTGTGTGAATGACATTTAATAcaagtaaaaaatacatttagataTAATTTACTCTGGTAGGTAgtcgttttttttatttagaaatactgtaataaaaaaaaatctattcaagaTGAATAAATTACAGCCACATCAATAGCTAATAGTGGACCCATCGCCCTGTGAATcataattgaaatgaattgtaaCCGGGCAGATTGCCACCCATACTAATAATGATTATATAGCAAATGTTTTCCAGGGATACAAAAACTACTCCCTCCATCCTTTCATCcaagccaaaaagaaaacaacaaacaaatggtATCAATTTTCTCAGAGTGCGAGCATGTGTTTACTGAAAGGCATTCAATCAATATCATacagtagtttttatttttaagtcactTTCTTTCTGCAGTCAATGGTCATAGTGTCAGATTGGTAAttgctaatgaaaaaaaaaacggactaaGTTTGAATTActtgatttcaggcctctcggcGGAATAACTGTTTGGATCTCGGGAATGCGtggacaattttaattcatatttcacgtctACTCTGGCACTGtagagacaatattacatccTGAATACTGGAAatagttggtttggtaaaatatgtcCCCTATAAAGTAGGACTCATCAGTCTGCAATTAGCCATGTGGGGGAGTTGTAACATTCTATGTACTTGAGAGAACATCTCTCTCATACACTAATCCTGTCAGTTTCACACTCTGGTTCCAAATCACTGCTTCCTGCACCTCAGACTTTGATCTATGGTTAATGAGGATGTTAGATCCAATATGGCAATTAAACTGCTGGGGAAAATAATGTTGTCTTTTCCCTCCACAATGAAaaatgctgactttttttcccactcttGTTGCCACTTGATGCTTTTAAATCACTCATGCATGCGACTAGTTCTGCTCACTTGTTCCACCCATGTCTCTTGCCTGTTTCACAGACTACAAATTGTTTCACTTGCTGCTCTCCACGTCTCGTTAGACTGCGACATCGGACAGATTGTCGTAAAGAAGCCACAGTTGTATTTTCAATGTTGAGAGTGATTGAGAACTACCGGACTAGGATGCATAGAAAATCTAAATCtcaagaaatacattttcacaaaaaacaatcACCAGGTGTTTGTACAAGCAGCCAGTCAGTTACTTTCTCCTCAATTGGTATTacagtgttttattttgtgcttGTTTATTTATAGTACACTACAAGTCACAGGTTTAGTCGCTAATTCAATAGAAGCAAAATGTGTCCAAACCCGTGGCTGGTAGTTTATTTAATGTGTCATGATCCGTGTTTTTGCTTTACTTTGATCAGattttgtttgtcatgttttgtCAAGTTTTCCTGTCACGCCATGTCTCGTATacgcttttgtttttatgtctccACCTGTTCTCTTCCTTGTTTCCAACAATCAGGTCCCTCCAGCCACTCCTGTCTCGTCCAGGTGTTTCCATGTCAGTTTGCATCAATTTAGTTCCCTAGTTTCTTTCAGTCCTGTCCGATCATTGTCGTCTTCCGCTGTAGGTTATGTTTCCTGTGTCAGGTTATGTTTTTGGTTGTGGTGAATGCATCCCTCGTGTGTCTTTGTTACTTTAAACACTGTATTTTCCACAtggttaattttttgttttcttcttgcctCTTGCACTCTTGCGTTGTCTCCCGCTGCCCTGCTCTTGGCCCCACCTTTTTGGCTTACCATCAAAACAATGAACCTTGATAATGCGGAAGTTGGAATGCGACTGAGACAGAGCTTCATCCAATTTTTATTCAAACTAAAGCAGAAAGGTTTTAGATAATTGTCCACAATGATAGCGTGAACTCAAGTTCcaaaatggaaactattttcACATACAAAGGTAAAGGAGAgcacagtaaaataaaaaataaataaaataaaatgaactggttgccagccaatcccagggacTAGTAAACATGCATTTTAGATTAAATGTTACTAGGTCCTGTATGATATCTTTAAAGAATCTAGTGAaggtttcagaaaaaaaatctacacaagAATGAAAGAACCTTATGAATTGATGAAGTCAGTCAGGTTTGGGCAATGACACAATCCTATCATGAAATTTGTCACCTCTGTTCCAGCATGACTAGTGCCCCACTGCACAATGCAAGATCCGTGGAGTTATGGTAAAATGAGAATGCTGTTGAGAGACGCATGTGGAATGAATTAGAAGAGCGACTCTCAGCAAATCCTCTCATCCAGCATTAGTAAAATCAACCCCAAATGCAATGTTAAAAGATAAAACACTCAACCTCTTGATTACAAATAACTCACATGTGGCAGAGAACCAGTCACTGGCTAGATAGCAAGTAGCATGAGAAGGCCAAAGTACCTGACTCCATCTTCAGTAGGTTCTCCCCCTTGTCAAACatcccaaacaaatgcacacaaatgCACCAGTTGCTGAGGACTCAAAGTCATTTGGTTACTTGTATGACTGATGCACCAGCAGAGAGCACTAGCAAGCAATTGCGattgaacaaaaacagcaagTAGCAACCTACAAGAAGAAAATCAGTCATGGTGCTCTGTATCACTTAGCTgaacaaataattttgtttCGAATACTAGCATGCAGCAAGTGATCAACTCACCTACATGCAGTGTTCTTTTGCTTGGAAGTTGAAGCCTCTTCTTTGGTTTTCATTATTtgatctctttctctctccctttgtctttctctctcactcttaattgtattttatttgtttttttttgcacatttttgcttGTCAATTTTTCttacttgttttacatttaggtaaaatgatcaaaatgagCTTAGTGCTACTGACAACATCGAGTATACAGTACTACTCAGTGAATGTAACAAGCAGAATAGACATCCTGGCACACAAGGTTAAAGTGTAACTGGTAGGCAAGTGATTGTGGCCCATGCGGGATTGAGAAGCCATTTCAATGGGATGGAGCAATCGATAGGCGCACAATGGAGGCCGACTCAAGCTCAAGAAATGAAGCAGCCAGTCGGACTTGACAGCCAGACTAGCAGGCATCAGTTCACGACCCATTGCCCGTTGATGGCTGTCCATTCTCTGAATCCTTTGCGTCCGGATATAAAGCTAATCATTGAAATTACAAAACATGCAACGCAAGGAAACCCGAGTTACAGTCAGTTCTCAACATAACAGGTTTAGAATCAAACATTGTTTTAATGGTCATTTTATCATGTAATACATATGAGGAGTTGTAAATTACACAGCAGTAGCTACAGTGATCATGGTAAAATGATTTAACGCAAAACAAAATAGATTATGATGATCCATGGTACAAAAAAACGCTCGTCCAGAAACAACTTGGTaattacattgctttttttttttttttttacaatgaaagaGGCAGAGAAGCATTTTGAATAACTTTCATGGATGACTGAGAAATAATACATCTCAAATTAAATTCCAAATTATTACTTGCATGCAGCAATACACAGTATTTGAAAAAGGGTAACCTAAAAGGGAGTTCTGAAACCAAATATCGAATCTCATTTCAACCTGTGGAGGAAGGTAAATGTAATTAACTTTGAGCGATTTTTGTAAAAGTATACAAACTGTATAGCATATAGCACAAAGTGGTGTATGTGAGAATGCgggtatttgttttatttatattgcaATGTCAAAGTCAAAATTACAAAGTCTTACATGTATCTgtcaaaaatcatgaaatggccttgcgattggccaacgaccagttcagggtgtacctcgtctCTTGCCTgcagatagttgggataggttccagcacactcGTGACCTAAGTGACTATAAGCGGTCCAGAAAAGGATTTTGCATCTCTCTGCTTTATATTCTGTTCACAAAGAAAGCAACTGAGGAATAAATCAGACATCAAATAACAAGAGGTGCTAATATATGCTGACAGACTTTTACAATGTACATATCCGTGAAgaatttagatttaaaaaaaaaaggtttttggaaAGTGAAAACTACAGATATAAATATAATGACATTTCAAGTGCCTTTTACATTGCAGCCATTGGTTCAGGC
This DNA window, taken from Syngnathoides biaculeatus isolate LvHL_M chromosome 17, ASM1980259v1, whole genome shotgun sequence, encodes the following:
- the LOC133490988 gene encoding leucine-rich repeat transmembrane neuronal protein 4 isoform X1, with the protein product MGSALQRRWIVLQLLMQVWLAISPAQTERPCPKSCRCDGKIVYCESSAFRDVPKNLSGGCEGLSLRYNSLMNLRAGQFVGLNHLIWLYLDHNYITSVDGMAFQGVRRLKELILSSNKITLLHNTTFHPVPNLRNLDLSYNKLEVLQPGQFQGLRKLLSLHIRSNSLKILPLRLFQDCRNLEFLDLGYNRLRSITRNALSGLVKLTELHLEHNQFSKINFSHFPRLYNLRALYLQWNRIRSMSQGLTWIWASIQKLDLSGNDLSELDAAIYQYLPNLQTLNLDSNKLTNVSQEAVDAWVSVTTISLAGNVWDCGPAICPLVSWLRKFRGAKETTMICASPKKAQGEKVMDAVEAFGVCQSNQVTMLTVSVPPTQFNVSEQPEQHPAILASPTRSGKRAEGSIRGPTSSAVTQPVALPPDQDLEPVSFHKIVAGSVALFLSVAMILLVIYVSWKRYPSSVKQLQENTSTARKRRKKSKETERTLSSPLQEYYVDYKPNNSEAMDVLVNGTGTCTYTISGSRECEVPHQMGALTFYRYEQPIVDYCQAHQPLRLNMGYEGPPQGLEGLEDLGPCERGTIQTVALPAVPTAATIGPSVPGPRSPPAALRPTTDAPSGSLPTERTGTLKFGR
- the LOC133490988 gene encoding leucine-rich repeat transmembrane neuronal protein 4 isoform X2, with protein sequence MQVWLAISPAQTERPCPKSCRCDGKIVYCESSAFRDVPKNLSGGCEGLSLRYNSLMNLRAGQFVGLNHLIWLYLDHNYITSVDGMAFQGVRRLKELILSSNKITLLHNTTFHPVPNLRNLDLSYNKLEVLQPGQFQGLRKLLSLHIRSNSLKILPLRLFQDCRNLEFLDLGYNRLRSITRNALSGLVKLTELHLEHNQFSKINFSHFPRLYNLRALYLQWNRIRSMSQGLTWIWASIQKLDLSGNDLSELDAAIYQYLPNLQTLNLDSNKLTNVSQEAVDAWVSVTTISLAGNVWDCGPAICPLVSWLRKFRGAKETTMICASPKKAQGEKVMDAVEAFGVCQSNQVTMLTVSVPPTQFNVSEQPEQHPAILASPTRSGKRAEGSIRGPTSSAVTQPVALPPDQDLEPVSFHKIVAGSVALFLSVAMILLVIYVSWKRYPSSVKQLQENTSTARKRRKKSKETERTLSSPLQEYYVDYKPNNSEAMDVLVNGTGTCTYTISGSRECEVPHQMGALTFYRYEQPIVDYCQAHQPLRLNMGYEGPPQGLEGLEDLGPCERGTIQTVALPAVPTAATIGPSVPGPRSPPAALRPTTDAPSGSLPTERTGTLKFGR